Proteins encoded together in one Perognathus longimembris pacificus isolate PPM17 chromosome 8, ASM2315922v1, whole genome shotgun sequence window:
- the Smyd5 gene encoding histone-lysine N-trimethyltransferase SMYD5, which produces MAASMCDVFSFCVGVAGRARVSVEVRFVSSAKGKGLFATQLIQKGETIFVERPLVAAQFLWNALYRYRACDHCLRALEKAEENAQRLTGKPGHVLPHPELCTVRKDLHQNCPSCQVMYCSAECRLAAAEQYHRVLCPGPSQDDPLHPLNKLQEAWRSVHYPPETASIMLMARMVATVKQAKDKDRWIRLFSQFCNKTANEEEEIVHKLLGDKFKGQLELLRRLFTEALYEEALSQWFTPDGFRSLFALVGTNGQGIGTSSLSQWVHACDALELKPQDREQLDAFIDQLYKDIEAATGEFLNCEGSGLFVLQSCCNHSCVPNAETSFPENNFLLHVTALEDIKPGEEVCISYLDCCQRERSRHSRHKILRENYLFVCSCPKCLAEADEPNVTSEEEEEEEEEGEPEDAELGDEMTDV; this is translated from the exons ATGGCGGCCTCCATGTGCGACGTGTTCTCCTTCTGCGTGGGCGTGGCGGGCCGGGCTCGGGTCTCCGTGGAAGTCCGTTTCGTGAGCAGTGCCAAG GGAAAAGGATTGTTTGCCACACAGCTGATCCAGAAGGGAGAGACTATCTTCGTAGAAAGGCCTCTGGTGGCTGCACAGTTTCTCTGGAATGCACTTTATCGCTACCGAG CCTGTGACCACTGCCTTCGGGCACTGGAGAAGGCAGAGGAGAATGCCCAGAGGCTGACTGGGAAGCCAGGCCATGTACTGCCTCACCCAGAGCTGTGCACTGTGCGCAAGGACCTCCACCAGAACTGTCCCAGCTGCCAG GTGATGTACTGCAGTGCAGAATGTCGCCTGGCAGCTGCGGAGCAATACCACCGCGTCCTGTGCCCAGGCCCTTCCCAGGATGACCCCTTGCATCCTCTCAATAAGTTGCAGGAGGCTTGGAG GAGTGTTCACTATCCCCCTGAGACTGCAAGCATCATGCTGATGGCCCGGATGGTGGCCACAGTGAAGCAG GCTAAAGATAAGGATCGGTGGATCAGGCTGTTTTCCCAGTTCTGTAACAAAACAGCTaatgaggaagaagaaattgTCCATAAACTCTTGGGGGACAAATTCAAG GGCCAACTGGAACTTCTGCGGAGGCTCTTCACAGAGGCTCTCTATGAAGAAGCACTCAGCCAG TGGTTCACTCCAGATGGATTTCGGTCTCTCTTTGCTCTTGTTGGAACCAATGGCCAAGGAATTGGGACCAG ctcCCTGAGTCAGTGGGTCCATGCTTGTGATGCTCTGGAACTGAAGCCTCAGGATCGTGAACAGCTAGATGCCTTCATTGACCAGCTGTACAAGGACATCGAAGCAG CAACTGGCGAGTTTCTGAACTGTGAAGGATCTGGCCTCTTCGTGCTTCAGAGCTGCT GCAACCACAGCTGTGTCCCCAATGCAGAGACCTCCTTTCCAGAAAACAACTTCCTTTTGCATGTCACTGCCCTGGAGGATATTAAGCCAGGAGAG GAAGTCTGTATCAGCTACTTAGACTGCTGTCAGCGGGAACGCAGCCGCCACAGCCGCCACAAGATCCTCAG GGAGAACTATCTGTTTGTCTGTTCCTGCCCCAAATGCCTAGCAGAGGCTGATGAACCcaatgtgacctcagaggaggaagaggaagaagaagaggaaggagagccaGAAGATGCAGAACTAGGAGATGAGATGACTGATGTGTGA